One window of Triticum dicoccoides isolate Atlit2015 ecotype Zavitan chromosome 5A, WEW_v2.0, whole genome shotgun sequence genomic DNA carries:
- the LOC119298609 gene encoding non-specific lipid-transfer protein 2P-like, protein MAMRKEVLLVAMMLALLVAAPCGALAACEVGQLTVCMPAITTGAKPSGACCANLRAQQACFCQYAKDPSLGAYIRSPHALETLTSCGLAVPHC, encoded by the coding sequence ATGGCGATGAGGAAGGAGGTCCTCCTGGTGGCCATGATGCTGGCGCTGCTGGTGGCGGCGCCCTGCGGGGCGCTCGCGGCGTGCGAGGTGGGGCAGCTGACGGTGTGCATGCCGGCGATCACCACCGGCGCCAAGCCGAGCGGCGCTTGCTGCGCCAACCTGCGCGCCCAGCAGGCGTGCTTCTGCCAGTACGCCAAGGACCCCTCCCTCGGCGCCTACATCAGGAGCCCCCACGCGCTAGAGACCCTCACCTCCTGCGGCCTCGCCGTCCCCCACTGCTAG